A stretch of the Arvicola amphibius chromosome 8, mArvAmp1.2, whole genome shotgun sequence genome encodes the following:
- the Ptgir gene encoding prostacyclin receptor — protein sequence MADSCRNLTYVRDSVGPATSTLMFVAGVVGNGLALGILGARRKSHPSAFAVLVTGLAVTDLLGTCFLSPAVFVAYARNSSLLGLAHGGSALCDTFAFAMTFFGLASTLILFAMAVERCLALSHPYLYAQLDGPRCARLALPAIYAFCCLFCSLPLLGLGEHQQYCPGSWCFIRMRSTQPGGCAFSLAYASLVALLVTSIFFCNGSVTLSLCHMYRQQRRHHGSLVPTSRAREDEVDHLILLALMTGIMAVCSLPLTIRGFTQAIAPDSSEMGDLLAFRFNAFNPILDPWVFILFRKAVFQRLKLWFCCLCARSVNGDLQTTLSWPSSGRRDPLAPTALQAKEGNWVPLTSWGTGQVAPLTAGPLSGGDSCSVGKPSKREAMVACSLC from the exons ATGGCAGATTCTTGCCGGAACCTCACCTACGTGCGAGACTCGGTAGGACCTGCCACCAGCACCCTGATGTTCGTGGCCGGCGTGGTGGGCAACGGGCTGGCACTGGGCATCCTGGGTGCGAGACGGAAGTCACACCCATCGGCCTTTGCTGTGCTGGTCACTGGGCTGGCGGTGACAGATCTTCTGGGCACGTGCTTCTTGAGCCCTGCAGTGTTTGTGGCCTATGCTCGAAACAGCTCCCTGCTGGGCCTGGCCCATGGTGGTTCGGCACTGTGTGACACTTTTGCCTTTGCCATGACTTTCTTTGGCCTGGCCTCCACGCTCATTCTCTTTGCCATGGCTGTGGAGCGATGCCTGGCACTTAGTCATCCTTACCTGTACGCCCAGCTGGACGGGCCACGCTGTGCCCGCTTGGCCCTGCCTGCCATCTACGCTTTCTGTtgcctcttctgctctctgccccTGCTGGGTCTGGGCGAGCATCAGCAGTACTGTCCCGGGAGCTGGTGCTTCATCCGTATGCGTTCCACCCAGCCTGGTGGCTGTGCCTTCTCCCTGGCCTATGCCAGTCTCGTGGCCCTGCTGGTGACTTCCATCTTCTTCTGCAACGGCTCCGTCACTCTCAGCCTCTGCCACATGTACCGCCAGCAGAGACGTCACCATGGCTCATTGGTGCCGACCTCTCGGGCTCGGGAGGACGAAGTTGACCACCTGATTCTTCTGGCCCTCATGACAGGCATCATGGCTGTGTGCTCCCTGCCTCTCACG ATCCGAGGCTTCACCCAGGCCATTGCCCCGGACAGCAGTGAGATGGGGGACCTCCTCGCCTTCCGCTTCAATGCCTTCAACCCCATCCTGGACCCCTGGGTCTTCATCCTTTTCCGAAAGGCTGTCTTCCAACGCCTCAAGCTCTGGTTCTGTTGTTTATGTGCCCGTTCTGTCAATGGGGACTTACAGACAACCCTTTCCTGGCCCTCATCGGGGAGAAGAGACCCACTGGCTCCCACTGCTCTCCAGGCTAAGGAAGGGAACTGGGTGCCCCTGACATCCTGGGGCACCGGGCAGGTGGCACCATTGACTGCTGGGCCTCTGTCTGGGGGCGATAGCTGCTCTGTGGGAAAGCCAtccaaaagagaagccatggttGCTTGCTCCCTCTGCTGA